The Chloroflexota bacterium genome window below encodes:
- a CDS encoding bifunctional 5,10-methylenetetrahydrofolate dehydrogenase/5,10-methenyltetrahydrofolate cyclohydrolase, with amino-acid sequence MTAKILDGRTVASRLWRDLSDRIAELHERTGATPRLAIVRLDARGPSAVYAASVWRAARSVGVDAFEIAPPEGVALSDLSARIGALSRDPSIAGIVIAQPVPAHLDAAAVVELIDPVKDVDGATPLNAGRIARGERTFVPATALAVMAILRSYGIPIAGKRAVVVGRSAVVGRPAAALLLAADATVQICHRRTRNLARETRRAEILVVAAGVPHLVRAEMVNRSAVVIDCGINTTPDGIVGDVDFAAVRPVVSAITPVPGGVGPVTTMMLLQQTVDAAERAESSDEPALDRYALPERAPTKSDR; translated from the coding sequence ATGACGGCCAAGATCCTCGACGGCCGGACCGTCGCATCCCGCCTGTGGCGCGACCTCTCGGACCGCATCGCCGAACTGCATGAGCGGACGGGGGCCACGCCTCGCCTGGCGATCGTCCGGCTCGACGCACGGGGCCCGTCCGCGGTCTATGCGGCGAGCGTGTGGCGCGCGGCTCGCAGCGTGGGCGTCGACGCGTTCGAGATCGCCCCGCCGGAGGGGGTGGCGCTCTCCGACCTTTCAGCGCGCATCGGCGCCCTGAGCCGCGACCCGAGCATCGCCGGCATCGTGATCGCCCAGCCGGTGCCTGCCCACCTCGACGCGGCAGCCGTGGTGGAGTTGATCGACCCGGTGAAGGATGTGGACGGCGCCACGCCGCTCAATGCCGGCCGCATCGCGCGCGGCGAGCGGACCTTCGTGCCGGCCACGGCGCTGGCGGTGATGGCCATCCTGCGCAGCTATGGGATCCCGATCGCGGGCAAGCGCGCCGTGGTGGTCGGTCGCTCCGCGGTCGTGGGACGGCCCGCCGCGGCCCTGTTGCTGGCCGCCGACGCGACCGTGCAGATCTGCCATCGCCGGACCCGCAACCTGGCCCGCGAGACGCGACGAGCGGAGATCCTGGTGGTCGCCGCCGGCGTGCCGCACCTGGTTCGAGCCGAGATGGTGAATCGCTCGGCGGTGGTGATCGACTGCGGCATCAACACCACGCCGGACGGGATCGTGGGCGACGTCGACTTCGCCGCGGTGCGGCCGGTGGTCAGCGCCATCACCCCCGTGCCGGGTGGGGTTGGCCCGGTCACGACCATGATGCTTTTGCAGCAGACGGTCGATGCCGCTGAGCGGGCCGAGTCATCCGACGAGCCCGCACTCGACCGATACGCCCTCCCGGAGCGAGCTCCGACCAAATCGGATCGCTGA
- a CDS encoding cyclodeaminase/cyclohydrolase family protein — protein MGDSTQLTDLPLHEFLERLGSSDPVPGGGSAAALTAAMGAALVAMVAELTIGRPAYAEHEATVRHLRFDALDRKAELLSLAQEDATAYDAVVRARHMPKDSEAERTARTGALQGAMTEAARIPLRAAVVASEVLDLAERIAPIGNRNAASDAGVAAQLAAAGLRGALLNVRINLPYLADDDPLRESAPAEIARLEALATTGEQAALAAVDERLAAK, from the coding sequence ATGGGCGATTCCACCCAACTCACCGACCTTCCCCTGCACGAGTTTCTTGAGCGCCTGGGGAGCAGCGATCCGGTCCCCGGTGGCGGCAGCGCCGCCGCGCTGACGGCCGCCATGGGCGCCGCCCTGGTCGCGATGGTGGCGGAGCTGACGATCGGCCGTCCGGCCTACGCCGAACACGAAGCGACCGTCAGGCACCTGCGCTTCGATGCCCTGGACCGCAAGGCCGAGCTGCTCAGCCTGGCCCAGGAGGACGCCACTGCCTACGACGCAGTTGTCCGCGCTCGCCACATGCCGAAGGACTCGGAGGCGGAGCGCACGGCACGTACCGGCGCCCTGCAGGGGGCCATGACGGAAGCGGCACGAATCCCCTTGCGTGCCGCGGTGGTCGCCTCGGAGGTCCTCGACCTGGCCGAGCGGATCGCACCGATTGGGAATCGCAACGCGGCCAGCGATGCGGGTGTGGCCGCCCAGCTGGCCGCGGCGGGGCTGCGCGGCGCGCTCCTCAACGTCCGCATCAACCTTCCCTACCTCGCCGATGACGACCCGTTGCGCGAGTCGGCGCCCGCCGAGATCGCACGTCTCGAGGCGTTGGCCACGACGGGCGAGCAGGCGGCGCTGGCTGCCGTGGACGAGCGGCTGGCGGCCAAATGA
- a CDS encoding formyltransferase family protein translates to MKQVGWRIALITTVPPVAAAFVPTLRELGHDPVAIISARRRQPTPPGREPMGDETAPPGLDVLLAHDKWSVEPLLRASRPDLALCWGFPWRIPQGALDVPPLGSVNCHPGMLPRHRGPIPLAWAFRDGDAQFGVTWHRMDSELDTGPILAQAPVPMLDDDYGIDVVGPRMGAVALSLLPEVFARIAAGDPGDPQPTEGVTWAGHFGEDYATVDWSQSARQIHDQARAWAFTFGLSPVVGPIAELDGKRVRLVRTSLSDPGGDARRVEAGDGPLWIVEAEPLD, encoded by the coding sequence ATGAAGCAGGTGGGCTGGCGCATCGCGCTCATCACGACCGTGCCGCCCGTGGCCGCGGCATTTGTTCCCACACTGCGCGAGCTCGGCCATGACCCGGTCGCCATCATCAGCGCTCGCCGGCGGCAGCCTACACCGCCCGGTCGCGAGCCGATGGGCGACGAGACCGCGCCCCCTGGCCTCGACGTGCTGCTGGCGCACGACAAGTGGTCGGTCGAGCCGCTCCTGCGCGCCAGCCGCCCGGACCTGGCGCTGTGCTGGGGATTCCCGTGGCGCATTCCGCAGGGGGCGCTGGATGTGCCCCCGCTCGGTTCAGTCAACTGCCACCCCGGCATGCTGCCCCGCCATCGCGGCCCGATCCCGCTGGCCTGGGCCTTCCGCGATGGAGACGCGCAGTTCGGCGTGACCTGGCATCGGATGGACTCGGAGCTCGACACCGGTCCGATCCTGGCCCAGGCCCCGGTGCCGATGCTCGACGACGACTATGGCATCGACGTGGTCGGTCCGCGCATGGGCGCGGTGGCGCTCAGCCTGTTGCCGGAAGTCTTCGCCCGCATCGCGGCCGGCGACCCCGGCGACCCGCAGCCGACCGAGGGGGTCACCTGGGCCGGCCATTTCGGCGAGGACTACGCGACCGTCGACTGGTCCCAGTCTGCGCGACAGATCCACGACCAGGCGCGCGCCTGGGCCTTCACGTTCGGCCTGTCGCCGGTGGTTGGCCCCATCGCCGAACTGGATGGTAAGCGGGTCCGCTTGGTCCGCACATCTCTCAGCGACCCGGGCGGCGACGCTCGGCGCGTTGAAGCCGGCGACGGGCCGCTCTGGATCGTTGAGGCCGAGCCCTTGGACTGA
- the dinB gene encoding DNA polymerase IV, with protein sequence MTRTILHADLDAFYASVEVLDNPSLRGKPVIVGGDRGTRGVVMAASYEARKFGVHSAMPIRTAAALCPTGVFLPGHPDRYRDLSTQVMRIFASYTPMVEPISLDEAFLDVTASREVFGDGETIGRALKQRVLAEAGLVVSVGVATNKLCAKVASDLRKPDALVVVPPGGEAEFLAPLPVSRLWGVGPQSRQALADYGVTTIGQLAALPDGTLRRRFGSHGHDLALRARGIDPAPVVAWQAPKSIGHELTFERDVDDPARLEATLLDLAESVASRLRSHHLAAGAVQLKLRYEGFETLTRQMPVPRQTRESEPIYAAGVALLRKTLVRDRAVRLIGLTAINLTDVQQLTLFDEPDKADRITRSIDAVRGRFGEKAITRARLIGHRDRRRFDFGEKPELPPDPDP encoded by the coding sequence ATGACTCGCACCATCCTCCACGCCGATCTCGACGCCTTCTACGCGAGCGTCGAGGTGCTCGACAACCCGTCCCTGCGCGGCAAACCGGTGATCGTGGGCGGCGATCGCGGAACGCGGGGCGTGGTGATGGCCGCCTCGTACGAGGCGCGCAAGTTCGGCGTCCACTCCGCCATGCCCATCCGCACCGCGGCTGCACTCTGCCCTACCGGCGTCTTCCTTCCCGGCCACCCGGACCGCTACCGCGACCTCTCGACCCAGGTGATGCGGATCTTCGCCTCGTACACGCCAATGGTCGAGCCGATCAGCCTGGACGAGGCGTTCCTGGATGTCACCGCCAGCCGCGAGGTGTTCGGCGACGGCGAGACGATCGGGCGGGCGCTCAAGCAGCGCGTGCTCGCAGAGGCCGGACTGGTGGTCAGTGTGGGGGTGGCGACCAACAAGCTGTGCGCCAAGGTCGCATCGGACCTGCGCAAGCCCGACGCGCTGGTCGTCGTCCCTCCTGGCGGTGAGGCAGAGTTCCTGGCTCCGCTCCCCGTCAGCCGGCTGTGGGGCGTCGGGCCGCAATCGCGCCAGGCACTGGCCGACTATGGCGTGACCACGATCGGGCAGCTGGCGGCGCTGCCCGATGGGACCCTCCGCCGCCGATTCGGGAGCCACGGCCACGACCTGGCGCTCCGCGCTCGCGGCATCGACCCGGCGCCCGTGGTCGCGTGGCAGGCACCCAAGAGCATCGGTCATGAGCTGACGTTCGAGCGTGACGTCGACGATCCGGCGCGCCTGGAGGCGACGCTGCTCGACCTGGCCGAATCGGTGGCGAGCCGTCTGCGCAGCCATCACCTGGCCGCGGGCGCCGTGCAGCTCAAGCTCCGCTACGAGGGGTTTGAAACGCTCACCCGGCAGATGCCGGTGCCACGCCAGACCCGCGAATCGGAGCCGATCTATGCCGCCGGCGTCGCCCTGCTGCGCAAGACGCTGGTCCGCGACCGCGCCGTGCGCCTCATCGGCCTGACCGCCATCAATCTGACCGATGTCCAGCAGCTCACCCTCTTCGACGAACCCGACAAGGCCGATCGCATCACGCGCTCGATCGACGCGGTGCGCGGACGGTTCGGGGAGAAGGCGATCACGCGGGCGCGGCTCATCGGGCACCGGGATCGGCGCCGCTTTGACTTCGGGGAGAAGCCCGAGCTGCCACCCGACCCGGACCCTTGA
- the lexA gene encoding transcriptional repressor LexA, giving the protein MTKHDAERRRKILESIARIVAERGYPPSVREIAEAVGLASPSAVHHHLTALERDGMVERGSHSSRALRLTVRAEAELGLPARRPVPAERSRVTPFRMRMERDRLALPVVGEIAAGQPIEAYAEGAETLDVPRSLQARDDSYVLRVRGKSMIDDLIDDGDYVVVQPQATAHDGDIVVALLEDNGVTLKRFYREKDRIRLQPANAEMEPIYATEVQIQGKVVGVIRKLT; this is encoded by the coding sequence GTGACAAAGCATGACGCCGAGCGCCGCAGGAAGATCCTCGAGAGCATCGCCCGCATCGTCGCGGAGCGCGGCTATCCGCCCAGCGTGCGAGAGATTGCCGAGGCGGTCGGCCTTGCCTCGCCATCGGCTGTGCACCACCACCTGACCGCCCTCGAGCGCGACGGGATGGTCGAGCGCGGCTCCCACTCATCGCGCGCCCTGCGACTGACGGTTCGCGCTGAAGCCGAGCTGGGTCTACCCGCTCGCCGCCCGGTACCGGCCGAACGGAGCCGGGTCACGCCGTTCCGGATGCGGATGGAGCGCGATCGCCTGGCCCTCCCGGTGGTCGGCGAGATCGCCGCCGGCCAGCCGATCGAGGCCTACGCGGAGGGCGCCGAGACGCTCGATGTCCCCCGCTCGCTGCAGGCGCGCGACGACTCGTACGTCCTTCGCGTGCGCGGCAAGAGCATGATCGACGACCTCATCGACGACGGCGATTACGTCGTGGTCCAGCCCCAGGCAACCGCCCACGACGGCGACATCGTCGTGGCCCTGCTCGAGGACAATGGGGTCACGCTCAAGCGCTTCTATCGCGAGAAGGACCGCATTCGACTGCAGCCGGCGAATGCCGAGATGGAGCCGATCTACGCCACCGAGGTCCAGATCCAGGGCAAGGTGGTCGGGGTCATCCGCAAGCTGACGTAG
- a CDS encoding YkvA family protein, translating into MKLSGQLRYARMARLIWKLPMYARVIWGLVRDPRTPLPLKGLLGAALVYLVMPFDLIPDAIPILGQADDLTVLMLVLDLFIANAPAQVRKDHLDRAKNGTADLDKDLARLRSLMGHRYDEIRDNLPELLERYSDLRDPRAVKSLLARLRISRRGNPAEREGATADPESADDQWQLQVAAGRGEPKLN; encoded by the coding sequence GTGAAGCTATCCGGCCAACTGCGCTATGCGCGCATGGCACGCCTGATCTGGAAGCTCCCGATGTACGCGCGCGTCATCTGGGGACTCGTCCGCGACCCGCGCACGCCCCTCCCCCTCAAGGGTCTGCTGGGAGCCGCGCTCGTCTACCTGGTGATGCCCTTTGACCTGATCCCGGACGCCATCCCGATCCTCGGCCAGGCCGATGACCTGACGGTCCTGATGCTGGTGCTGGACCTGTTCATCGCCAATGCGCCGGCACAGGTTCGCAAGGATCACCTGGACCGCGCGAAGAACGGCACCGCCGACCTCGACAAGGACCTGGCGCGACTCCGCTCGCTGATGGGCCATCGCTACGACGAGATCCGCGACAACCTGCCGGAGCTGCTCGAGCGCTACAGCGATCTGCGGGATCCACGCGCGGTCAAGAGCCTCCTCGCGCGGCTGAGGATCTCGCGACGCGGCAACCCCGCGGAGCGTGAGGGGGCCACTGCCGACCCAGAGTCAGCCGACGACCAATGGCAGCTCCAGGTTGCCGCTGGACGTGGCGAGCCAAAGCTCAACTGA
- the rplI gene encoding 50S ribosomal protein L9 → MKVILKRDVKGLGHAGDVKEVKNGYARNLLFPTGAAALADAGALANWERHRGEREAREQGLRAEAEATAERLRSMKLEVAVKSGEKNRLFGSVTNREIAELIAKEGIEVDRHDIHLRSPIKMLGDFKIDVRLMPGVEAEMTVSVVPLQG, encoded by the coding sequence ATGAAGGTGATCTTGAAGCGCGATGTGAAGGGGCTCGGTCACGCCGGCGACGTGAAGGAGGTCAAGAACGGCTACGCGCGCAACCTCCTCTTCCCGACCGGTGCAGCGGCCCTCGCCGACGCCGGAGCGCTCGCCAACTGGGAGCGCCACCGTGGCGAGCGCGAGGCTCGCGAGCAGGGTCTCCGCGCCGAGGCCGAGGCCACGGCCGAGCGGCTGCGCTCCATGAAGCTCGAGGTCGCGGTCAAGTCCGGCGAGAAGAATCGCCTCTTCGGATCGGTCACCAACCGCGAGATTGCCGAGCTGATTGCCAAGGAGGGGATCGAGGTTGATCGGCACGACATCCACCTCCGCTCGCCGATCAAGATGCTCGGCGACTTCAAGATCGACGTGCGGCTGATGCCCGGCGTCGAGGCCGAGATGACGGTCAGCGTGGTGCCACTCCAGGGCTGA
- a CDS encoding replicative DNA helicase: protein MPRRACLRGEPMSIDKLAPQAVEAEQSVLGSILIDPEAILKVADFLHPPDFYRQQHSDIYEAMLGLHGQREPIDLVTLGDELARRDRLEPIGGPAYLASLMNMVPTAVHVEHYGRIVERKAVLRNLIGAAGKIAAVGYEEANDAEAAIDRAEGILFEISQRRTVGGFESLATLLGQAYDRLEYLHEHRGQILGIPSGLSQLDALLGGFQPSDLIILAARPSVGKTSMALNIAQHAAVHEGKKVGVFSLEMSKEQLALRLLSAESGINPRPLQSGFVDETDWSKIAQVMNSMHAAPMWIDDSPVLTVLELRTKARRLEAEQRGLDLLIVDYLQLMQGGYSQREPNRVQEVSEISRGLKQLSRELKVPVIALSQLSRGVEQRGSAEPRLSDLRESGCLTADTRILRADTGASESLGELLARGERNVPVWSVTDNLRLVRRTMTHVFPSGMKPTYRLRLASGREVKASGNHPFLTMDGWAALDDLRVGSRVAVPRRVSAPASVREWPAAEVVMLAHLIGDGTVASHQPIHYTSADEENLRAVADAASHFGVTHRRVKQGSWTHIYLPSPYPLARGRHNPIAAWLTGLNLYGLRAHEKFLPPQVFGLPDTQVRLFLRHLWATDGSVTTARGGAVRIYYATTSRPLAEDVQALLLRVDLRARLRSVPATRGRFGYTVDVSGVSDQRRFLEEIGVHGARAESCRSALVRLRGVASNPNVDTIPLQVWRSVRLAMNGRGLSERALQVAVGSSYAGSSFYRHAPSRPRLAKLAEVLEDPGLQDLDTGDLFWDRVVAIEPLGQEMVYDATVPDTNNFIADGIVVHNSIEQDADVVIFLYRDGEANANSDVELIKAKVAKHRNGPIGEVPLQFRKTNTRFYTMAARETEAVTY, encoded by the coding sequence ATGCCTCGCCGTGCCTGCCTGCGTGGCGAGCCGATGAGCATCGACAAGCTGGCACCACAGGCGGTCGAGGCCGAGCAGAGCGTCCTCGGCTCGATCCTGATCGATCCTGAGGCGATCCTCAAGGTCGCCGACTTCCTTCATCCGCCCGACTTCTACCGCCAGCAGCACTCCGACATCTACGAGGCCATGCTCGGCCTGCATGGCCAGCGTGAGCCGATCGACCTGGTGACGCTGGGGGACGAGCTGGCGCGTCGGGATCGGCTGGAACCGATCGGCGGCCCGGCCTACCTGGCCAGCCTGATGAACATGGTCCCCACCGCCGTCCACGTGGAGCACTACGGCCGGATCGTCGAGCGCAAGGCGGTGCTCCGCAACCTGATCGGCGCGGCCGGCAAGATCGCCGCTGTCGGCTACGAGGAGGCCAACGACGCGGAGGCCGCCATCGACCGGGCCGAGGGGATCCTGTTCGAGATCAGCCAGCGCCGCACAGTTGGCGGATTCGAATCCCTCGCCACGCTGCTGGGCCAGGCCTACGACCGCCTCGAGTACCTGCACGAGCATCGGGGCCAGATCCTGGGCATCCCGAGCGGGCTCTCGCAGCTGGATGCGCTGCTGGGTGGCTTCCAGCCGTCCGACCTGATCATCCTCGCCGCCCGGCCGAGCGTCGGGAAGACGAGCATGGCGCTGAATATCGCACAGCACGCGGCGGTGCACGAGGGAAAAAAGGTCGGCGTCTTCTCGCTGGAGATGAGCAAGGAGCAGCTCGCGCTGCGCCTCCTCTCGGCCGAGTCGGGGATCAACCCGCGACCCCTGCAGAGCGGCTTCGTGGACGAGACCGACTGGAGCAAGATCGCCCAGGTCATGAACTCGATGCACGCGGCGCCGATGTGGATCGACGACTCGCCGGTGCTCACCGTCCTGGAGCTGCGGACCAAGGCCCGTCGCCTGGAGGCGGAGCAGCGCGGGCTCGATCTGCTGATCGTCGACTACCTGCAGCTGATGCAAGGGGGCTACTCGCAACGGGAGCCGAACCGGGTCCAGGAGGTGAGCGAGATCAGCCGAGGCCTGAAGCAGCTGTCGCGGGAGCTGAAGGTGCCGGTGATCGCCCTCTCCCAGCTGTCACGCGGCGTCGAGCAGCGAGGCAGTGCCGAGCCACGCCTCTCCGACCTGAGGGAGTCGGGCTGCCTGACAGCGGACACCCGGATCCTTCGCGCCGATACGGGGGCTTCGGAGTCTCTCGGCGAGCTGCTGGCCCGCGGCGAGCGAAACGTCCCCGTCTGGTCTGTCACCGACAACCTGCGATTGGTGCGCCGCACCATGACGCATGTCTTTCCCAGCGGCATGAAACCGACCTACCGTTTGCGACTTGCCTCCGGTCGCGAGGTGAAGGCCAGCGGCAACCACCCATTCCTGACCATGGACGGCTGGGCCGCCCTCGATGATCTGCGGGTGGGAAGCCGGGTGGCTGTGCCGCGCCGCGTCAGCGCTCCGGCGTCGGTGCGCGAGTGGCCGGCAGCCGAGGTCGTGATGCTCGCGCACCTGATCGGGGATGGGACCGTTGCCAGCCATCAGCCGATCCACTACACCAGTGCCGACGAGGAAAATCTCCGGGCCGTGGCCGACGCCGCATCTCACTTCGGAGTCACGCACCGGCGGGTGAAGCAGGGCAGCTGGACTCACATCTACCTGCCATCGCCATACCCGCTCGCGCGCGGCCGTCACAACCCCATCGCTGCGTGGCTGACCGGCCTCAACCTCTATGGCCTGCGGGCGCATGAGAAGTTCCTGCCGCCGCAGGTCTTCGGCCTGCCGGACACACAGGTACGCCTCTTCCTGCGCCACCTGTGGGCGACCGATGGGTCGGTCACCACCGCGCGCGGCGGAGCAGTCAGGATCTACTACGCCACCACGAGCCGACCGCTCGCCGAGGACGTGCAGGCTCTGTTGCTCCGGGTTGACCTGCGTGCGCGGCTGCGATCCGTGCCAGCGACGCGCGGTCGTTTCGGCTACACCGTCGATGTATCGGGGGTCTCCGATCAGCGGAGGTTCCTGGAGGAGATCGGTGTCCACGGGGCGCGGGCGGAGAGTTGCCGGTCGGCCCTGGTCCGACTGCGCGGTGTGGCCTCGAACCCCAACGTCGACACCATCCCGCTGCAGGTCTGGCGTTCAGTCCGCCTGGCAATGAACGGACGCGGTCTGTCCGAGCGAGCGCTGCAGGTGGCAGTCGGGTCGTCCTACGCGGGCAGTTCTTTCTACCGCCACGCACCGAGTCGCCCACGGTTGGCGAAGCTGGCGGAGGTTCTCGAGGACCCGGGGCTGCAAGACCTGGACACTGGCGATCTGTTCTGGGATCGGGTGGTGGCCATCGAGCCGCTCGGGCAGGAGATGGTCTACGACGCCACGGTGCCCGACACGAACAACTTCATCGCCGACGGCATCGTCGTCCACAACTCCATAGAGCAGGATGCGGACGTTGTGATCTTTCTCTATCGCGACGGCGAGGCGAACGCGAACAGCGACGTGGAATTGATCAAGGCCAAGGTGGCCAAGCACCGCAACGGCCCGATCGGGGAGGTCCCGCTGCAGTTCCGCAAGACAAACACGCGCTTCTACACGATGGCCGCCCGGGAGACCGAGGCCGTTACCTACTAG
- a CDS encoding plastocyanin/azurin family copper-binding protein: MASTAWKGFTIVGLALLLVACSPSAARRDVPAGTDRVVELSMEGMHFIPDRVEVRAGELVAFVVTNPDDIAHELFIGTEADQLAHAAMHMAAAASAQPQVRHAGYGIFLAPRETGVVSYRFDTAAEILLGCHLPGHWEAGMHAVVVVEP; the protein is encoded by the coding sequence ATGGCCTCAACCGCCTGGAAGGGATTCACGATCGTCGGGCTGGCGCTGCTCCTGGTCGCTTGCTCGCCGAGCGCCGCCCGGCGCGATGTGCCGGCCGGCACCGATCGCGTGGTGGAGCTTTCGATGGAAGGGATGCACTTCATCCCCGACCGCGTCGAGGTCCGAGCCGGCGAGCTGGTGGCGTTCGTGGTCACCAACCCGGATGACATCGCGCACGAGCTCTTCATCGGCACGGAGGCCGATCAGCTGGCGCACGCCGCCATGCACATGGCCGCGGCGGCGAGCGCTCAGCCACAGGTGCGCCACGCCGGGTACGGGATCTTCCTGGCGCCGCGCGAAACCGGTGTGGTCAGCTACCGCTTCGACACGGCCGCCGAGATCCTGCTCGGCTGCCACCTTCCGGGCCACTGGGAGGCTGGGATGCACGCCGTGGTGGTCGTCGAGCCGTAG